The Halomarina ordinaria genome segment CCGAAATCACCGGCTTGTTGAGCACTCTGGACGTGATTCGATGCGAATAGGTTGAAGCTGATGATGTCGGCTCCCGAATTCCGGGCTTCGGTTATCGCCTGTGAATAGTCCGTCGCGCCGAAGTCGACATATGTGTTACCGAGATACTCGACTCCGTCGTACGACGGAACGATTTCGGCTTCATTCCACTCTTGGATGGATTGGCCCCAAGAGTAGTCCGCCGATATCTCATAGACGCTCTCGCCGAGGCCCTCTTCGAGGGCGTAACGTAATCCGCCACTGGTCTGTTGAACGGCGCTGTTCCCTGCGTTGAACACGTTCGCCCGGCACTGTTCGCCGGTGATGGCGTTACTCCCCCCAACACAGGTATAGATGACGTTCTCACGCTGGGCGAGCTCACCGATAGCGAGTGCGACACTGCTAGAGAAGTTCCCTGCCAGGAAATCTGCACCCTCCTCGTTGAGCAGGTCGCGAGCGACCTGAGTTGCCCGCTGGGTGTCGGTCTGGGTGTCTTTGAACACCACTTCGACTTCTCGGCCGGCATCGTCGTCCTCGTTGGCGTGTTGCACAGCCAGTTCAACGCCTTCCTTTTGGTTCTGTCCGATAGTCCCGTAGGGTCCGCTCGTGGGAATCGTTGCCCCGATGGTAATCGTATCGCTGCCCCCGCCAAGTCCCTCACCAATACACCCAGCGGTAGCAGTCAGGGCGACGCCACCCGCCGTTGCTTTGAGGTAGCTACGTCTCGACATACTCCGGGGTGTCCTGTCATTGCGTGGCATGCAGTGGTCAGATGAGTAAGTGCAAGTATATATCTGTTTTCCATTTTTTCGTCTTTCCAATAATCGGTTTATGCGTTATGAGATGGCTGCGTGACATCTTTGGTTCGAAGAGCGTTGCCCTCGGGACAGGATTCTGGTTACGTATGACGCTCGACGACGGCTTGGCGTTCTATCTTCCCGGTGCCGCTGGTCGGGAGGTCCTCGACGAACTCGACACGCTTCGGGTGTTTGAACCGAGCAAGCCGGCTCTCGAGGAACGAGCGAAGCGCTTCTTCGGAAATCTCCTTCCCATCGGTCGTAGCGACGACTGCAGTAACGACTTCTCCCCACTCGCTGTCGGGAACACCGAAGACGACCGCACCAGTCACGTCCGGGTGGGAATAGAGCGCCTCTTCGACCTCACTGGGGTAGATATTCTCCCCACCCGAGATTATCATGTCGTCCAGACGGCCGTGAATGTGATAGAAGCCGTCCTCATCTACCTCCGCGATGTCCCCTGTATGGAACCAGCCATCGTCGTCCCACACTTCGGCTGTCTTCTCCGGTAACCCGAGGTATCCATCGGCGACTGTCGGTCCACGGTGGAGCAACTCACCGCTCTCGCCGGGGCCACACTCCGCTCCGGACTCATCGACGACCTTGGCATCGACGTGGGTGAACGTCTGCCCATTGCACTTCGGAGGTTTCTCCATTGCATGCTCGGGGCGTAACATCAATGACCCATCGGTCGTCTCGGTGAGGCCGTAGGCCGCGACACACTGAACATCAATCGAATCGAACTGGCGTTTCAGCTCGCTCGGAACCGGTTCGCCACCACCGACGACGAGTTCGAGCGCGGAAAGGTCGTGTTCACGCCATCCCTCCACGTCGACCATCGCATTGAGCATCGTAGGAATCGCGAACGTCTTGGTGACGTCGTATGCTTCCAGGATTTCCCACGCCTCTTCGGGGTCGAATTCCTGTTGAAGGACGACGGTCCCCCCGACGTGAAGCAGCGGGAGTGTGAAGATGTTGAGTCCCCCGACGTGGAAGATGGGGCTAGAGGTAACCGTAACGTCGTCGGCAGAGAGTTGCGCGTCGACGACGTAGCTGACCGAAGAGAAAAACAGGTTCTTGTGGGAGAGGGGGACCCCTTTCGGTCGGCCGGTCGACCCACTGGTGTAGAGCAGTACCGCGGGGTCGTCGAACCCGTCTGCGATGGATAGTTCCGCGCTATCGAACTCGTAGAACCCATCCCAGGGGTCGGCGTCAACGCGTTCCTCACTGGGCGAACCGATTCTGACCGTCTGGA includes the following:
- a CDS encoding ABC transporter substrate-binding protein, which encodes MPRNDRTPRSMSRRSYLKATAGGVALTATAGCIGEGLGGGSDTITIGATIPTSGPYGTIGQNQKEGVELAVQHANEDDDAGREVEVVFKDTQTDTQRATQVARDLLNEEGADFLAGNFSSSVALAIGELAQRENVIYTCVGGSNAITGEQCRANVFNAGNSAVQQTSGGLRYALEEGLGESVYEISADYSWGQSIQEWNEAEIVPSYDGVEYLGNTYVDFGATDYSQAITEARNSGADIISFNLFASNHVQSAQQAGDFGLLEDHICVWPATGIVEAEQIGQDILSHENFYASAPWYWEHDTSEAETFADAFYEEYDTRPLGFSASMYAGVRTTLKAISAADGTETDAVRSEMEDRELFPQLWGVGERFRACDHRASIATLTVKGRPGSEVDGQNFFEVLNTPQNPEETQMRTCDETGCSF
- a CDS encoding acyl-CoA synthetase — its product is MRQANFGYILRKKSYYHPDSVAIVEQTTRDEHTYGKLERRSNSIARALADRGIGQGDRVCGLFRNSIEFFELFFATCKLGAVIAPFNYRLSPDELDYLTGDVEPDLYVFESVFEETVKHLSLDGVQTVRIGSPSEERVDADPWDGFYEFDSAELSIADGFDDPAVLLYTSGSTGRPKGVPLSHKNLFFSSVSYVVDAQLSADDVTVTSSPIFHVGGLNIFTLPLLHVGGTVVLQQEFDPEEAWEILEAYDVTKTFAIPTMLNAMVDVEGWREHDLSALELVVGGGEPVPSELKRQFDSIDVQCVAAYGLTETTDGSLMLRPEHAMEKPPKCNGQTFTHVDAKVVDESGAECGPGESGELLHRGPTVADGYLGLPEKTAEVWDDDGWFHTGDIAEVDEDGFYHIHGRLDDMIISGGENIYPSEVEEALYSHPDVTGAVVFGVPDSEWGEVVTAVVATTDGKEISEEALRSFLESRLARFKHPKRVEFVEDLPTSGTGKIERQAVVERHT